The following proteins come from a genomic window of Novosphingobium aromaticivorans DSM 12444:
- a CDS encoding IclR family transcriptional regulator, protein MNASAASNPVKSAMRTLDVIEYVVANRQGAVAQEIAGALAIPVSSLSYLLATLTERGYLTREGRRYLPGPGLQRLRAPEAALTLEDRVAPLVRALRSELNETSSFMVRRGWEVEALVTEASDHALRYAVDPGTRRPLHALAAGKLMLAWMPPQELARYFAETDRAVLTPNTRTSERDLRADFARIMARGISIAREEATVGICGMAAPVWLDGQLAGALSVAVPAVRFGPDIEARILVLLQRTAAAIQGGQP, encoded by the coding sequence GTGAACGCCTCAGCCGCCTCCAACCCGGTCAAGTCCGCGATGCGCACGCTCGACGTGATCGAGTACGTTGTCGCGAACCGGCAGGGCGCCGTGGCGCAGGAGATCGCGGGTGCGCTGGCCATTCCGGTCAGCAGCCTGTCCTACCTGCTCGCCACGCTGACCGAGCGGGGATACCTGACCCGCGAAGGGCGGCGCTATCTTCCGGGGCCGGGGCTCCAGCGCCTGCGCGCGCCCGAGGCGGCCCTGACGCTGGAGGACCGCGTGGCGCCGCTGGTGCGGGCGCTGCGCAGCGAGTTGAACGAAACCTCCTCGTTCATGGTCCGCCGTGGCTGGGAAGTCGAGGCGCTGGTCACCGAGGCGAGCGACCACGCGCTGCGCTATGCGGTCGATCCTGGGACGCGCCGTCCGCTTCATGCGCTGGCTGCGGGCAAGCTCATGCTGGCATGGATGCCGCCGCAGGAACTGGCGCGCTACTTTGCGGAGACGGACCGCGCGGTGCTGACGCCCAATACGCGAACCTCGGAGCGCGACCTTCGCGCCGATTTCGCCCGGATCATGGCGCGCGGCATCAGCATCGCCCGCGAGGAGGCGACCGTCGGCATCTGCGGAATGGCGGCGCCGGTCTGGCTGGACGGGCAACTGGCCGGCGCGCTTAGCGTCGCCGTGCCGGCGGTTCGCTTCGGTCCGGACATCGAAGCGCGCATTCTCGTTCTGTTGCAGCGCACCGCCGCCGCCATCCAGGGAGGTCAACCATGA